The window CCCCGGCAGCGGGCGGGCCGGTGGAACGAGAACGATCCCGACTACGTGCCGGACGCGCCGCCCGCCTGGGCGCGTGTGGTGACCATCGGTTCCGGCTCCCGCTGACCCCGTACGCGGGGCGGTGGATCCGGCGCGGAGGCGGGGCGGCGGCCGAACACCCGGGGGCCGAATGTGACGGAAGCGGGCCGGACAGGATACGAAGACCCTCGTGAACGAAGAACCCCAGGCAGCGACCGTCCGCGTGTTCATAGCGCTCGCCCCGCCCGACGACGCGAAGGAGGAGCTGGAGCAGCGGCTGCTGCCCGCCTACGCCGCGTACCCGCGCATGCGCTGGAACCGCATCGAGGACTGGCACATCACCCTGGCCTTCCTGGGCGAGCTCCCGGTCAGCGCCGTCGCCCTCCTGGAGCCGCCGCTCGCCGGCCTCGCGGCGACCAGGCCGCCGCTGCGGCTCGGGCTGCGCGGCGGCGGGCACTTCGACGAGCGGGTCCTGTGGACCGGAATCAACGGAGACCTCGAAGGACTGCACCTCCTCGCCGCCGACGTACGGACCGCGGTCACCGACTGCGGCATCCCCTTCCACGGCCGGCCGCTGCGCCCCCATCTGACACTGGCCCGCGCCCGGCGCCACGACACCACCAGCGCGGTGGAGGCCGCCGCCGGGCTCGACGCCTTCACCGGCCGCCGGTGGGAGGCCGGGCGGCTGCACCTCGTCGGGAGCAACACGGGCCGCGGCCCCGGCCCCATCCACTACCGCGACATCCGCGCCTGGCCCTTCGACGGCGCGAACTGAGCCCGGCGGCGCCGCTACGCTGACAGGTCTTCCGGACAGCGAGGGGGCCGCGGGGTGACGGCGCAATCATCGGACGGGGCCGCGCGGCGGGCCGAGCGGGCGGACGAACGCAGGATGGCACTGGCCCGCGAGTGGGACGAGCTGGTGGAACGGGTGCGGGGGACCTCCGGCTTCGAGGACTTCCTGCGGCCGCCGGGGCTCGACGACCTCCTTCCGGCCGCGCGGGGCGGCCCCGTGGTCCTGGTGAACATCAGCCGCTGGCGGTGCGACGCCGTCATCGTCACCCTCCGGGGCGTCCGGGTCACCCCACTGGGTGACCTCACCTCCGCCGAGGTCCAGCAGCGCGCCGAGGGCTACCTGGCACTGCTGCGGGCCGTCGAGCAGGCGGTGCGGGAACTGCTCCTCGCCCGGCGGGCGTTCGAGAACAGCGCGCCCACCCTGGAGGCGACCCGGCGCCACTCCGCCGCGAGCCGCGCCCTGCGGCAGGCCCGCGACACCATGGAGTCGGGGCTGACGGACCTCGCCGCGTGGATGGGGGACCGGATCACCGGCCCGGCCCTGGAGACCCTCGGGATCCATGACGCACCGGCGCCGGGCGAGGCGTACCCCCGGGTGTGGTGGTGCCCCACCGGGCTGCTCAACCTGCTGCCGCTGCACGCCGCCGGGCACCACTCCCCCGCGCCCGCCGGCGTCGCCCCGCGCACGGTCATCGACCGCGCCGTGTCCTCGTACACCCCGACGCTGCGCGCGCTCCTGGAGGCGTCCCGGCCGGGCCGCCCGCCCGGCCACGGCGACCCGCGGATGCTGGTCGTGGCCCTGGCGGAGACGCCCGGCGAGCTTCCCCTCCCCGCGGTGAACACCGAACGCGACCTGCTGACCGGCCTGTTCGCGGACCGGCACACTCTGCTGGAGGGCAGGGCCGCCACCTGGGACGCCGTGCGCGCCGGGCCGGCCCGCCACCCCTGGGTGCACTTCAGCTGCCATGGCGACCAGGACCTGTCGGACCCCTCCCGCGGCGGGCTGCTGCTCAGCGACCGGGTCCTGACCGTCCAGGACGTCGCCGCCGGGCACCACCGGGGGGAGTTCGCCTTCCTGTCAGCCTGCAAGACGGCGACCGGCGGACTGACGCTGACCGATGAGGTCATCACCCTGGCGGCGGCACTCCACGATCCTGTACACCGGATACCGGCACGTCATCGGCACCCTGTGGTCCGTCTACGACCGGTCGGCCGCGGCCGTGTCCGCCACGGTGTACGAGGAGCTCACGGCGGGCGGGCGCTTCTCCCCGGCCCGGTCCGCGCACGCGCTGCACACCGCGACCCGGCGACTGCGTGACGCCGAGCCGGACCGGCCCAGCGCGTGGATGCCCTTCGCGCACATCGGGCCGTAGCCGGCGTCGCACGGACACCCTGCCACCACCCTTCACCCTTCCGCACTCCACCAGTTCCACGTTCCGAGGAGCCTCATGGGCGTCACGCCCCCACCCGGCCCGCAGCCCCTCGATCTGCCCTACGAGGAGATCACCGCACCCGAGTACGCGGCGCTCGCGGCCGCCCTCTTCACTCTGGAGGAGGGCGGACCGGACGTGACGGTGCTGCGCGGCAGCTGCCCGAGGTGCGGGGCGGTCCTGGAGGTTCCGGTGGCGGCCCAGGTGTTCCGGCGCCTTCGCCTGATCCCCTTCCAGGACGTCGTCCGGCGCCTGCGGGCCGCGCCCCGGGCCGGCGATCGCGTCGAACCGATGCTGTGCACCTGCGAGGACACGCATCCGGGCCGTCCCGAGGGGCGGGCCGGGTGCGGCGCCTACTGGACGCTGCTGCTGACGGAGGAGCCGGGGTGACCGGCGCCGCTCCCCCGCCGCCGCGGGCCTCAGCCCCACTCCGCGCCGATCCGGCCGAGCCGGTCGACCACCTGCGGGTCGGGCGATGGTTGCCAGCTCGTGCGCCGCAGCGACGGTACGGAGTTCGGACCCATTCCCCCGGGTGCGCTGCCGGACGGCTACCAGATTCCAGCAGGCGCCCCGAAGTCCGTTCAGACGGACATTCGTTGGGGTCTGGTACAGCTCGGCACCCCCTATCAGTGGGGCGGGATTTGCTCCGCTCCTCGGGGACGGACCCGAGGGGGCGATGCGACTGCTCCTCCCTCATGCAGATGGCCCACCAGGCCGGCGGCGTCTCACTCACCCGCACCCCTACACCCAGGCCAACGAAGGGGCCGTGGTGAGCACCGACGCCCTTCGGGCGGGGAAACGTGATCAGTTCCGTCAATCTCTTCGGGATCATGGCGCCTCGCAGTTTCAGAACGACTGGTTGAACTGGCTCGGCGACAGGTTCGCCCGGCGGGCCACTTCCACGGACAGGTCTGCGTCCGGGTGATCGGCAATCCACTGCTGGATCTCGCGCATCACTGGCCGGTGCGCGACCTGCGCTTGCATCTGGGCGCTGAACTGCCACTGCCCACCAGAGCGGCGCAGGAAGCCTTGCTGCACTGACCTGGCGCGGAGCTGTCCTGGGGCTGATGCTCTTCCTGGTGATCCGCCCGGCCGTCGGCTGGGCCGTCCAGATGCGGGGCCATGCCACGGGGAAGGAACGAGTCGTCATTGCGGTGTTCGGTCTCCGGGGCGTCGGCTCGTTCTTCTCTCTTGCGTACGCTCTGGGCCAGGCCGATTTCGCCACGCCCGCGCGCGAGCCGTGGGCCGTGGGCCGTGGGCCGTGGGCCGTGGTGACGTTCACCGTGTTGCTCTCGGTACTCGTGCACGGCGTCGCAGCGACACCCGTCACGGCCCGGCTTGACCGCTCGTCCCCGGATCGATGACCGATCAAGGGCTCAGGGCCGAGAGCGTGGGGTGGCAGTGCCCCTGCCGATCCGACTCGGGTCGGGTCGGGAAGGGCCGTGCGCCGCAGTTGTCAGCTCGGGGTGCGGCCCGGGTCCGAGTGCGGGTAGAGCGGGGCGACGGTCGCCCAGTACCGGTCGAGGTGCGCGTCGGCTGTCTTCAGCGCTTGATTGCCGGCCAGGTCGAGGAAGGCGGCATGCAGACCGACCACACGCTCGTGACCCGCGCCGGCCCCGGCCATGGCGGGTGTCCGGCGCCAGGGGGCGCGGGCGGCACTGGCACCGTGTCCGCTGTTGCGTCGGGCGCGGGTGTACCACCACCGCCCCGTGAGGACGCCGGCGGCGACAGCTGCGGCGGCCAGGACGTGCAGACCGTGTTGCACGGCCATGGCTTCCTCCACGAAAGGAGCGTTGTCGGTAGGGGTGCGTCGGGCGGGCGGTGCCGGCCGGCTCGGGGAAGGTGGCCGGCACCGCGGCTGATCAGCCCGGCCAGGTGCCTGTCACACGCCGAATCGTCACAGCCCCCGACCGGTCGACCGAGGCCTTGACCACGGCGAAGATCGCCCCCTGGATGGCTGCGGCGAGCAGGATCTGCTTCCAGGTCCGGTCCTCGTCGGTGGCGTCAGGAGCATCGCCCTCGCCCTCGATGAGCTTCCACGCCTGCTTGAAAGCAGCGCCTGCGATCGCGCCGCTGAGGGCGCCCAGGGCCAGCCCAACAGGCTTGTAGGCGATCTTGGATGCCTTCATCGGCGACGTCCCCGGCTGCGGCGGACCAGTAGGAAGACGGCTACGGCAGCTCCGACCACCAGGAGCGGGGTGCGGTTGGCGCGTGCAGCCGTCGCTGCCTGCCCGGCTCGTTCCAGAAGCGGGTCGGGCGTCTTGTCCGTCGCGTACTGGCCCGCCTTGGCCGCACTTTCCCGTACATGTGCTGCGGCCTGCGCGGTCTTCTCCAGGAGCGGGTCGGGGGTCTTGTCCTTCACCGCTTGGACGGCCTGCCCCGCCGTCTCGCGGATCTGTTCGGAGACCAGCGCTGCCTTCTCGGCGGCCTGGCCCTTGACAGCGGCCGTCTTCTCCTTGGCCTGGGCCTTGATGTCGGCCTTCGCGGCGAGGGCCTCGACGGTCCGGCCGAGCTCGTCGCGGGTGCGTTCGACCTGATCGCGCAGTTCGTCGGAGCCGGGGCCGTCAGGGGTAGGGGCGGGGGTGCCGATGTTGGTTCGGGCGTCGTCGTTCATCGGTGTGCCTTCTCCTTGATCTCGGCCAGGTCGGCCCTGACGCTGTCGATGGTCTGCCCGGGAGCCGGGGTACCGGCCCGAGCGATCTGCTTCCTTCCGGCCAGGCCGGTCCCGGCCGCCACGATCCCCAGGGCCGCGGTGATGAGGAGGGCGGACGCCCACACCGGCAGGACCAGCGCGAGAGCGGCAATACAGGTTGCCGTCAGCGCCTGGAGTGCCAGAAGGCCGATGACTCCTGTGGCGCCGAAGAGGCCGCCGCTCTTCCCGTAGCGCTTGCCCTTCTGGGTCATCTCCGCCCGGGCCAGTTGCATCTCCTCACGTACCAGCTCGGATATCTGCTGCGAGGCGCGGGAAACCAGGACGCCCACCGAGTCGTCGGCGGCGTGGGGCTGCCGCTCTACCGTGCTCATGATGGGGACACCTTGCCTTTCGTCAATCGGCTGGAACGGGCGACACGTCAGTCGGGTCCTCTGCTCAGCGCCGGTGGTGTCCTGGATGGGGGCGTCGGCGCTGCGCGTGACCGAGTCGATGCCGTTCTGGGTTCAAGGGTGGTCATGTCGTCGTCACGGCGCGCCTACCCCGCAAGCACGCTGGCACCCGCGCGGCAACCGGCGTTGTACGAAAGGTGACTCGACAGCAGCCCGGGGGCGACCTCACACGACCATGGTGTGCTGGGCCGCGCCCTCGGTCGGCGGCCGCAGTCGGCGCCGGAGGGGCCGTGCCGTGCTGGTCTCACGGCGAGCCGTGTTCACGCATGAGTCGGTGCTCCGCCCGGCGGCGGTCGCCGTCGCTCCACGCACGGGTGTCGCGGGGCTCGACGTAGGGTTCGTCGTCCTCCGGCAGTCCGCCGGCGATCGCGCGCTGCCTGGCCATTTCCGCGTCGAACTCCAGCCCGAGGAGGATCGCGAGGTTGGTGATCCACAGCCACACGA is drawn from Streptomyces sp. NBC_01232 and contains these coding sequences:
- a CDS encoding DUF3618 domain-containing protein; translated protein: MNDDARTNIGTPAPTPDGPGSDELRDQVERTRDELGRTVEALAAKADIKAQAKEKTAAVKGQAAEKAALVSEQIRETAGQAVQAVKDKTPDPLLEKTAQAAAHVRESAAKAGQYATDKTPDPLLERAGQAATAARANRTPLLVVGAAVAVFLLVRRSRGRRR
- the thpR gene encoding RNA 2',3'-cyclic phosphodiesterase, with amino-acid sequence MNEEPQAATVRVFIALAPPDDAKEELEQRLLPAYAAYPRMRWNRIEDWHITLAFLGELPVSAVALLEPPLAGLAATRPPLRLGLRGGGHFDERVLWTGINGDLEGLHLLAADVRTAVTDCGIPFHGRPLRPHLTLARARRHDTTSAVEAAAGLDAFTGRRWEAGRLHLVGSNTGRGPGPIHYRDIRAWPFDGAN
- a CDS encoding phage holin family protein — translated: MSTVERQPHAADDSVGVLVSRASQQISELVREEMQLARAEMTQKGKRYGKSGGLFGATGVIGLLALQALTATCIAALALVLPVWASALLITAALGIVAAGTGLAGRKQIARAGTPAPGQTIDSVRADLAEIKEKAHR
- a CDS encoding DUF4235 domain-containing protein, with the translated sequence MKASKIAYKPVGLALGALSGAIAGAAFKQAWKLIEGEGDAPDATDEDRTWKQILLAAAIQGAIFAVVKASVDRSGAVTIRRVTGTWPG
- a CDS encoding CHAT domain-containing protein, with amino-acid sequence MRSSPWRRHSTILYTGYRHVIGTLWSVYDRSAAAVSATVYEELTAGGRFSPARSAHALHTATRRLRDAEPDRPSAWMPFAHIGP